A window from Mesorhizobium sp. WSM2240 encodes these proteins:
- the rpmA gene encoding 50S ribosomal protein L27 translates to MAHKKAGGSSRNGRDSESKRLGVKKFGGEAVVPGNIIIRQRGTKWHPGTNVGIGTDHTLFALEAGAVAFRKKANGRTYVSVNPMTKAAE, encoded by the coding sequence ATGGCACATAAGAAAGCTGGCGGTTCGTCGCGCAACGGTCGCGATTCGGAATCCAAGCGCCTCGGCGTGAAGAAGTTCGGCGGCGAAGCCGTCGTTCCGGGCAACATTATTATTCGTCAACGCGGCACCAAGTGGCATCCCGGCACGAATGTCGGCATTGGCACGGACCACACCCTTTTTGCGCTCGAAGCCGGCGCAGTCGCGTTCCGAAAGAAAGCCAATGGCCGCACGTACGTATCGGTGAACCCGATGACGAAGGCAGCGGAGTAG
- the rplU gene encoding 50S ribosomal protein L21, whose protein sequence is MFAVIKTGGKQYRVAANDLIKVEKLAGEAGDIIEFGEVLAFGEGENATFGAPFVEGATVTAEVVQQGRAKTVIAFKKRRRQNSRRKHGHRQHETTIRIAEILTGGAKPAKKAAAKKEAAPEAEAAEKPAKKAAPKKAAASAEKE, encoded by the coding sequence ATGTTCGCAGTCATCAAAACGGGCGGCAAGCAGTATCGCGTCGCCGCCAACGACCTGATCAAGGTCGAGAAACTTGCCGGCGAAGCCGGCGATATCATCGAATTCGGCGAAGTCCTGGCTTTCGGCGAAGGCGAGAATGCGACGTTCGGCGCGCCGTTCGTCGAAGGCGCGACCGTCACGGCGGAAGTGGTCCAGCAGGGCCGCGCCAAGACCGTCATTGCCTTCAAGAAGCGCCGCCGCCAGAATTCGCGCCGCAAGCACGGCCATCGCCAGCATGAAACCACCATCCGGATCGCAGAGATCCTGACCGGTGGCGCCAAGCCGGCCAAGAAGGCCGCCGCCAAGAAGGAAGCGGCTCCGGAAGCGGAAGCCGCCGAAAAGCCCGCCAAGAAGGCTGCGCCGAAAAAGGCTGCAGCTTCGGCGGAAAAAGAATAA